One Marinitoga litoralis DNA segment encodes these proteins:
- a CDS encoding nucleotidyltransferase family protein, with protein MKFGLKEEHLIIIIDFIKTIPEIEEVLIFGSRAMGNYKKGSDIDLAIKGKEITRDLLLKISFYLNEETYLPYFFDIVDYNKIDNLDLKNHIDTHGIVLYKK; from the coding sequence ATGAAATTTGGTTTAAAAGAAGAACATTTAATAATTATTATAGATTTTATAAAAACTATTCCAGAAATAGAAGAAGTTTTGATTTTTGGAAGCAGGGCTATGGGGAATTATAAGAAAGGATCTGATATAGATCTTGCTATTAAAGGAAAAGAAATTACACGTGATTTGCTATTAAAAATTAGTTTTTATTTAAATGAAGAGACATATTTGCCTTATTTTTTTGATATTGTTGATTATAATAAAATAGATAATTTAGATTTAAAAAACCATATTGATACTCATGGAATAGTGTTATATAAAAAGTAG